In the genome of Paracoccus tegillarcae, one region contains:
- a CDS encoding helix-turn-helix domain-containing protein, with protein MVPIQVRSPLAEAVFGIRPELACLVALDAGRGRMLRNGDEIRFEAPRLIWLAPGQAGELRLRPGSRGEILLLAQAPLSLALPTSAFGQELARLLRTDLSVPAGAGQVQVSPRMADLRQELANDAPGAQMMAPHLLALLLIQLWRGVTEGRAHPDRATGGLVQGFTRLAGLHLHDHWQIGDYAQTLGVTRDRLGAAVRRATGKAPQIWLHEALHREAVELLTHSGLPVSQVGFRLGFADPAYFNRFFSRMQGEPPSRFRRRVARRAEPAPSYAAWP; from the coding sequence ATGGTACCGATCCAGGTGCGCAGCCCCCTGGCCGAGGCCGTCTTTGGCATTCGCCCCGAGCTTGCCTGCCTTGTCGCGCTGGATGCAGGCCGCGGACGGATGTTGCGCAACGGCGACGAAATACGCTTTGAGGCACCGCGTTTGATTTGGCTGGCGCCTGGTCAGGCCGGCGAATTGCGGCTGCGTCCCGGCAGTAGGGGCGAGATCCTGCTGCTGGCGCAGGCGCCGCTGTCCCTCGCCCTGCCAACCAGCGCCTTTGGCCAGGAACTGGCCCGGCTGTTGCGAACGGACCTGTCCGTCCCGGCGGGCGCAGGCCAGGTGCAGGTCTCCCCGCGTATGGCCGATCTGCGCCAGGAACTGGCCAATGATGCGCCGGGGGCGCAAATGATGGCGCCGCATCTGTTGGCGCTGCTGCTGATACAGCTCTGGCGCGGGGTGACCGAAGGCCGCGCCCATCCCGACCGGGCAACGGGCGGGTTGGTGCAGGGCTTTACCCGGCTGGCCGGGCTGCACCTGCATGATCACTGGCAGATCGGCGATTATGCTCAGACACTGGGCGTCACCCGTGACCGGCTTGGCGCGGCGGTCAGGCGGGCAACCGGCAAGGCCCCGCAGATCTGGCTGCATGAGGCGCTGCATCGTGAGGCGGTCGAGTTGCTGACCCATTCCGGCCTGCCGGTATCGCAGGTTGGCTTTCGTCTGGGCTTTGCTGATCCGGCCTATTTCAACCGCTTTTTCAGCCGCATGCAGGGCGAGCCGCCATCACGGTTTCGCCGCAGGGTCGCACGCCGCGCTGAACCAGCCCCATCCTATGCGGCATGGCCCTAG
- the puuE gene encoding allantoinase PuuE: MRYSRDLRGYGEETPDPQWPGGARIAVQIVVNYEEGGENSIEHGDAASEAFLSEIIGAQPWPGQRHWNMESIYDYGARAGFWRLHRLLRDVPVTVYGVATALERSPGQVAAMQDAGWEIATHGLKWIDYRDVPREVEAEHIARAVRLHTEVTGERPRGFYQGRTSMNTVALGCEEGGFEYLADTIADDLPYWHLHQGRPQLMVPYTMDANDMRFSSGQGFGTGGEFFDYLRDSFDVLYAEGAAGAPKMMSIGLHCRLAGRPGRAMAIKRFLDHVRAREGVWFASRLDIARHWARVHPFRPQQVQPSQMERDEFVARFGGIYEHSAWIAERVWDAEMGAAHDSAAGLAARMAQVFRAASDDERLAVLRAHPDLAGKLAEAKRLTADSTSEQASAGLDALTDAERAEFTRLNDAYTDKHGFPFIIAVRDHDKAGIQRAMTRRLEHDTATERTEAERQVARIGELRLQEALK; the protein is encoded by the coding sequence ATGCGTTACAGTCGTGATTTGCGCGGATATGGCGAAGAGACGCCAGATCCGCAATGGCCGGGCGGCGCACGCATCGCCGTGCAAATCGTGGTGAATTACGAAGAGGGCGGCGAAAACAGCATCGAGCACGGGGACGCGGCCTCAGAGGCGTTCCTGTCCGAGATCATCGGCGCGCAGCCCTGGCCCGGCCAGCGTCACTGGAACATGGAATCGATCTATGACTACGGCGCGAGGGCCGGTTTCTGGCGGTTGCACCGTTTGCTGCGCGATGTGCCAGTCACCGTCTACGGTGTTGCCACCGCGCTGGAACGCAGCCCCGGACAGGTCGCCGCCATGCAGGATGCGGGCTGGGAAATTGCGACGCATGGGTTGAAATGGATCGACTATCGCGACGTTCCGCGCGAGGTCGAGGCAGAGCATATCGCCCGGGCAGTCCGGCTGCATACCGAGGTCACCGGCGAACGCCCGCGCGGCTTTTATCAGGGGCGGACCTCGATGAACACGGTCGCGCTTGGCTGCGAAGAGGGCGGCTTTGAATATCTGGCCGATACGATTGCCGACGACCTGCCCTATTGGCATCTGCATCAGGGCCGACCCCAGTTGATGGTGCCCTATACGATGGACGCCAATGACATGCGGTTTTCATCCGGTCAGGGGTTTGGCACCGGCGGCGAGTTCTTTGACTATCTGCGTGACAGTTTCGACGTGCTTTACGCCGAAGGCGCTGCCGGGGCGCCGAAGATGATGTCGATCGGCTTGCATTGCCGGCTGGCGGGCAGACCAGGCCGGGCCATGGCGATCAAGCGGTTTCTGGATCATGTGCGGGCGCGTGAAGGCGTCTGGTTCGCCTCGCGTCTGGATATTGCGCGCCATTGGGCAAGGGTCCATCCGTTCAGGCCGCAACAGGTGCAGCCTTCACAGATGGAGCGCGACGAGTTCGTCGCGCGGTTCGGCGGCATCTACGAGCACTCTGCATGGATCGCCGAGCGGGTCTGGGACGCAGAGATGGGCGCCGCCCATGACAGCGCCGCCGGGCTGGCCGCACGCATGGCACAGGTATTTCGCGCCGCCAGCGACGACGAACGGCTGGCCGTTCTGCGCGCGCATCCCGATCTGGCCGGCAAGCTGGCCGAGGCCAAGCGTCTGACGGCCGACAGCACCAGTGAGCAGGCCAGCGCCGGGCTGGATGCGCTGACCGACGCAGAACGCGCCGAGTTCACCCGGCTGAACGACGCCTATACCGACAAGCACGGTTTTCCCTTCATCATTGCCGTGCGCGATCACGACAAGGCCGGCATCCAGCGCGCCATGACCCGGCGCCTCGAGCATGACACCGCGACCGAGCGCACCGAGGCCGAGCGTCAGGTCGCGCGCATCGGTGAACTTCGCCTGCAAGAGGCCCTGAAATGA
- a CDS encoding bifunctional allantoicase/(S)-ureidoglycine aminohydrolase produces the protein MTDTPPKGAPIGDPVDLRQPRLDGPYAGPVAGLPPQTGLTTDTAVFTEAYAVIPSSTMRDIVTSYLPGWTGMRMWMLARPLTGFAETFSQYIVELAPDGGSDAPDYDPEIQHAIFVTGGALDVSIDGTDHHLTPGGFAYIPAGTDWSVRNSGDGNTGFHWWRKRWQPSPGIEKPQAFAAQEQDIAPSPMPDTDGAWATTRFMDPADLRHDMHITVVTFKPGGSIPFAETHVMEHGLFVLEGKAVYRLNRDWVEVGPGDFMWLRAFCPQACYAGGPGPFRYLLYKDVNRHAGLWPNR, from the coding sequence ATGACCGATACCCCACCCAAAGGCGCGCCCATCGGCGACCCCGTTGATCTGCGCCAGCCCCGGTTGGATGGCCCCTATGCCGGCCCCGTAGCGGGCCTGCCGCCGCAGACCGGGCTAACCACGGATACCGCCGTCTTTACAGAGGCTTACGCCGTCATTCCCAGTTCAACCATGCGCGATATCGTCACCAGCTATCTGCCCGGCTGGACTGGAATGCGGATGTGGATGCTGGCGCGTCCGCTGACCGGATTTGCCGAGACGTTCAGCCAGTATATCGTCGAACTGGCCCCCGACGGCGGCAGCGACGCACCCGATTATGACCCCGAAATCCAGCACGCAATCTTTGTGACCGGCGGCGCATTGGACGTGTCGATCGACGGCACGGATCATCACCTGACGCCCGGCGGCTTTGCCTATATCCCGGCGGGCACTGACTGGTCGGTTCGCAATTCGGGCGACGGCAATACCGGCTTTCACTGGTGGCGCAAGCGGTGGCAGCCCAGCCCCGGCATCGAAAAACCGCAGGCCTTTGCCGCGCAGGAACAGGACATTGCGCCCTCGCCCATGCCCGATACCGATGGTGCCTGGGCCACGACGCGGTTCATGGACCCCGCGGATCTGCGCCATGACATGCATATCACCGTGGTGACGTTCAAACCCGGCGGCAGCATTCCCTTTGCCGAAACCCATGTCATGGAACACGGGCTGTTCGTGCTGGAGGGCAAGGCCGTTTACCGCCTGAACCGCGATTGGGTCGAGGTCGGCCCCGGCGATTTCATGTGGCTGCGCGCCTTTTGCCCGCAGGCCTGCTATGCGGGCGGGCCGGGACCATTCCGATATCTGCTCTATAAGGACGTGAACCGGCATGCCGGTCTGTGGCCAAACCGCTAA
- a CDS encoding DMT family transporter: MQIDATTRRDLTGIGWMLVTGLCFVAVNAIVRGLEGALPAPQAAFIRFVIGLVFLLPMLVPVLRKGFPRDVWRMFALRGVLHMAAVIAWFYAMSRITVAEATAIGFLNPIIVTVGAALFLGEKLAGRRAAAIAVALLGALIVLRPGLRPLDPGHLSQVLAAICFGASYIVAKTLAERVPASTVVAMLSLTVAIGLAPVAIAVWVPPTLGQIAWLALVALFATAGHYTMTRAFAAAPMTVTQPVTFLQLIWASLVGALIFAEPVDSWVLLGGGLMIGAISYITWREARLRVRTKTPIASATKA; the protein is encoded by the coding sequence ATGCAAATCGACGCAACCACACGCCGGGATCTGACCGGCATTGGCTGGATGCTGGTGACAGGGCTGTGCTTTGTCGCCGTCAACGCGATTGTGCGCGGGCTGGAGGGGGCGCTGCCTGCGCCACAGGCGGCCTTTATCCGCTTTGTCATCGGGCTGGTCTTTCTGCTGCCGATGCTTGTGCCGGTGTTGCGAAAGGGCTTTCCACGGGACGTCTGGCGAATGTTTGCCTTGCGCGGCGTGCTGCATATGGCGGCGGTGATCGCCTGGTTTTACGCCATGTCGCGGATCACCGTGGCCGAGGCGACGGCAATCGGTTTTCTCAACCCGATCATCGTGACCGTGGGCGCGGCGCTGTTTCTGGGTGAAAAGCTGGCCGGACGACGGGCCGCGGCTATTGCGGTGGCGCTGCTGGGGGCACTGATCGTGCTGCGGCCGGGCTTGCGCCCGCTGGATCCGGGGCACCTGTCGCAGGTTCTGGCCGCGATCTGTTTCGGCGCCTCGTATATCGTTGCCAAGACGCTGGCCGAGCGGGTGCCGGCCAGCACGGTCGTGGCGATGCTGTCACTGACGGTTGCAATCGGTCTGGCGCCGGTCGCGATTGCTGTCTGGGTGCCGCCGACATTGGGGCAGATTGCGTGGCTGGCGCTGGTGGCGCTGTTTGCCACAGCAGGGCACTACACCATGACGCGGGCCTTTGCTGCCGCGCCGATGACGGTCACGCAGCCGGTTACATTCCTGCAGTTGATCTGGGCCAGTCTAGTGGGTGCGCTGATCTTTGCCGAGCCGGTGGATAGCTGGGTTTTGCTGGGCGGCGGGCTGATGATCGGCGCGATCAGCTATATTACCTGGCGCGAAGCCCGACTGCGGGTGCGCACCAAGACGCCGATCGCCAGCGCGACCAAGGCCTAG
- a CDS encoding LysE/ArgO family amino acid transporter translates to MQTYLAGMGTGLSLILAIGAQNAFVLRQGLMRQHVFAVCLFCAVSDAVLIALGVGGAGAIGENLPWLMPVMRYGGAAFLIWYGLRSFRAAARGGEALQAAANGRGAGLAATMGTIALLTWANPHVYLDTVVLLGAVSARFEDKQAFAAGAISGSFLFFFALGYGARLLAPVFARPRAWQVLEFGVGGVMWAIALSLLLG, encoded by the coding sequence ATGCAAACCTACCTCGCCGGCATGGGCACCGGGCTGTCATTGATCCTTGCCATTGGCGCGCAAAATGCCTTTGTCCTGCGTCAGGGGCTGATGCGCCAGCACGTCTTTGCCGTCTGTCTGTTCTGTGCGGTTTCGGACGCGGTGCTGATCGCGCTTGGCGTCGGCGGTGCCGGGGCCATCGGTGAAAACCTGCCCTGGCTGATGCCGGTCATGCGCTATGGCGGCGCGGCTTTTCTGATCTGGTATGGTTTGAGGTCATTTCGCGCGGCGGCACGCGGAGGCGAGGCCTTGCAGGCCGCTGCGAATGGCCGCGGGGCTGGATTGGCGGCGACGATGGGCACGATTGCCTTGCTGACCTGGGCCAACCCGCATGTGTATCTGGATACGGTTGTGCTGCTGGGCGCTGTCTCGGCACGGTTCGAGGACAAGCAGGCCTTTGCCGCAGGCGCCATTAGCGGCTCATTCCTGTTTTTCTTTGCGCTCGGCTATGGCGCAAGGCTGCTGGCCCCGGTTTTCGCAAGGCCGCGCGCATGGCAAGTTCTGGAATTCGGCGTTGGCGGTGTCATGTGGGCGATTGCGCTCAGCCTGCTGCTGGGGTGA
- a CDS encoding LysR family transcriptional regulator ArgP: protein MLDYPALAALAQVIRTGSFEGAAAALGVTQSAISQRIKTLEERTGAVLIHRGPPPEPTEQGARLIAHYDQVMLLEADLHGASGPQPVIRVAVNADSLATWAMPALAAAPGLLDLVIDDQDHADQWLRAGQVAAAITADPGPVPGCDSFPLGAMRYLAGASEDFMARHFPNGPTPQALSRAPMLTFNTKDALQLRWLRQVTGRRLSPPPPTHLIPSTQAFVSAARLGVGWGMNPEDLHCDPADGGPLVALFPDHPLDIPLHWQVARIAAGPLAPLTRAIRAAAARALRPIDR, encoded by the coding sequence ATGCTGGATTATCCCGCCCTTGCAGCACTGGCGCAGGTCATACGCACCGGCTCTTTCGAGGGTGCCGCCGCGGCGCTTGGCGTCACCCAATCGGCAATCTCGCAACGCATCAAGACGTTGGAGGAACGCACGGGCGCCGTTTTGATCCATCGCGGCCCGCCGCCCGAACCGACGGAACAAGGGGCGCGGCTGATCGCGCATTACGATCAGGTGATGCTGCTAGAGGCAGACCTGCACGGGGCATCCGGCCCGCAACCTGTTATCCGCGTCGCCGTCAATGCCGACAGCCTTGCCACCTGGGCGATGCCGGCGCTGGCGGCGGCGCCAGGGCTGTTGGATCTGGTGATCGACGATCAGGATCATGCGGATCAATGGCTGCGCGCCGGTCAGGTCGCGGCGGCGATCACGGCTGATCCCGGCCCCGTTCCCGGCTGCGACAGTTTTCCCCTTGGGGCGATGCGGTATCTGGCCGGGGCGTCAGAGGATTTCATGGCCCGGCATTTTCCCAATGGTCCCACGCCGCAGGCCCTGTCCCGCGCGCCGATGCTGACCTTCAACACCAAGGACGCGTTGCAGTTGCGCTGGTTGCGGCAGGTGACCGGAAGGCGTCTGTCACCACCACCGCCGACGCATCTGATCCCGTCGACACAGGCCTTTGTCAGCGCGGCGCGGTTGGGGGTCGGTTGGGGGATGAACCCCGAGGACCTGCATTGCGACCCGGCCGATGGCGGGCCTCTGGTCGCGTTGTTTCCCGATCATCCGCTGGACATCCCGCTGCATTGGCAGGTCGCGCGAATTGCCGCAGGTCCGCTTGCGCCTCTGACCCGCGCGATCAGGGCTGCGGCCGCGCGCGCATTGCGGCCCATCGACCGATAA